In a genomic window of Halobiforma lacisalsi AJ5:
- a CDS encoding redox-regulated ATPase YchF produces the protein MLSIALAGKPNAGKSTFYTAATMADVDVANYPFTTIDANRGVSYVRTECPCLERDERCNADDCEDGKRYVPIELLDVAGLVPGAHEGKGLGNQFLDELTNADVIVNVVDASGGTNEKGEPVDIGEHDPLEDIDFIEEEMDLWLAGIVDRNWESVERKSRSPDFDIDDALADMLSGFGASPKGIATVLRELDYPEDPIQWEDEHREELARLVRERTKPIVVAANKIDVAPEENVERLLELDKPVIPTTAEGELALRRAADNDLVDYDPGDETLEIGDGVSDAQRGALEDLADTMAEWDGTGVQSALDYAVYDLLDHITAYPVEDASKWSDGSGNILPDAHLLPAGSTPVDLAYAVHSDIGDGYLHAVDATSNREVGEDYELEEGDVIKIVSTN, from the coding sequence ATGCTTTCGATCGCGCTTGCCGGAAAGCCAAACGCCGGCAAGTCCACGTTCTACACCGCGGCGACGATGGCCGACGTGGACGTCGCCAACTACCCGTTCACGACGATCGACGCCAACCGAGGCGTAAGCTACGTCCGCACGGAGTGTCCCTGCCTCGAGCGCGACGAGCGCTGTAACGCCGACGACTGCGAAGACGGCAAGCGCTACGTCCCGATCGAGTTGCTCGACGTCGCGGGGCTGGTACCGGGGGCACACGAGGGGAAGGGCCTCGGCAACCAGTTCCTCGACGAACTGACGAACGCCGACGTGATCGTCAACGTCGTCGACGCCTCCGGCGGCACGAACGAGAAGGGCGAACCCGTCGATATCGGCGAGCACGACCCGCTCGAGGACATCGATTTCATCGAGGAGGAGATGGACCTCTGGCTGGCGGGGATCGTCGACCGCAACTGGGAGTCGGTCGAGCGCAAGTCCCGGTCGCCCGACTTCGACATCGACGACGCCTTAGCGGACATGCTCTCGGGCTTCGGTGCCTCGCCGAAGGGGATCGCGACCGTCCTGCGGGAACTCGACTACCCCGAGGATCCGATCCAGTGGGAGGACGAGCACCGGGAGGAACTCGCACGACTGGTCCGGGAGCGGACGAAGCCGATCGTCGTCGCGGCCAACAAGATCGACGTCGCCCCCGAGGAAAACGTCGAACGCCTGCTCGAACTGGACAAACCGGTGATCCCGACCACCGCGGAGGGCGAACTCGCCCTGCGCCGCGCGGCCGACAACGACCTGGTCGACTACGACCCCGGCGACGAGACCCTCGAGATCGGCGACGGCGTCAGCGACGCTCAACGCGGCGCGCTCGAGGACCTGGCGGACACGATGGCCGAGTGGGACGGGACGGGCGTCCAGTCGGCGCTTGATTACGCCGTTTACGACCTGCTCGATCACATCACGGCCTACCCAGTCGAGGACGCCTCGAAGTGGTCCGACGGGAGCGGGAACATTCTCCCCGACGCCCACCTGCTCCCGGCGGGGTCGACGCCCGTCGACCTGGCCTACGCCGTCCACTCCGACATCGGCGACGGCTACCTCCACGCGGTCGACGCCACGTCGAACCGGGAGGTGGGCGAGGACTACGAACTCGAGGAGGGCGACGTGATCAAGATCGTGAGTACGAACTGA
- a CDS encoding type II toxin-antitoxin system death-on-curing family toxin has product MADSFWYPSVNDVLAIHDDVVAEYSDTHAGVKNRGDIEFALNYVENGSFGTVPETIHEKAFHLIRMLVANHPFVDANKRTALNTTVVFYFLNGYRFAYDDEIRTILKQFGTDQATVDETKTLEYLRSHTEEIDLPGEIERWRDDLIQYGLDELTGDSSNPND; this is encoded by the coding sequence ATGGCAGACTCGTTCTGGTATCCGTCAGTCAACGACGTTCTCGCCATCCACGATGACGTCGTAGCAGAATATTCCGACACGCACGCTGGAGTCAAGAATCGCGGAGATATTGAGTTTGCCCTGAACTACGTCGAGAATGGGAGTTTCGGAACGGTGCCCGAGACGATTCACGAGAAAGCGTTTCACCTCATCCGGATGTTGGTAGCGAACCACCCGTTCGTCGACGCAAACAAGCGTACCGCACTCAACACGACGGTCGTGTTCTACTTTCTCAACGGGTATCGGTTCGCGTACGACGACGAAATCAGGACGATCCTCAAGCAGTTCGGCACCGATCAGGCAACAGTCGACGAAACGAAAACTCTCGAATACCTTCGATCTCACACCGAAGAAATCGACCTCCCAGGCGAGATCGAACGGTGGCGTGACGACCTCATCCAGTACGGACTGGACGAACTGACAGGCGACTCGTCTAACCCGAACGATTAA